TCCCGCTCCACCGGTTCCGAGCCGGCCGGCTCCGGGTCCCGACGGGGCGCCGTCGCCCGGCTCGGCACGCTCGGGTGGCCCGTCGACGTCCCGGACGGCGCCCGGCACGGCCTCACCCCGGCGCAGCTCGACCGGCTCGGCGCGGCGGCCCGCGACGCGGCGTCGGCGCTCGCGGGGCACCTCGGCGGCCCGGCCCCCGCGCAGCCGTCGACCGCGCAGCCTGCGGTGACGCCCGCCGGACCGACGGCGCGCCGTGTCCTGGTGCTCGGCACCGAGGAGCTCATGCACGCGCCGCTGCTCGTCGCGGCGCACCTCGCCGACCGGCTCGACGCGCACGGCACCACGGTCGCGTTCTCGTCGACCACCCGCTCCCCCGTCCTCGCGCTCGACGCCGAGGACTACGCGATCCGCACCCGCCTCGTGTTCCCGAGCCACGACGAGCCCGACGACGGGCCCGGCGACCGGTTCGCGTACAACGTCGCCCCGGGAGCCGACCCGCGCCGCCGCTTCACGGACGTCGTCGTGGTCGTCGACTCGGCCGGCGACACCCCCGCGCTGCACGCACCGGGCGGGCTCCCGGCCCGCGTCGCAGAGCACGCCGACCGCGTGCACCTCGTCACCCTCCCCTCGTACCGGCCCGCCGCCGGAGCACCCCACCCGCAGGAGACCACCCCGTGACCGCGACCACGCCCGCCCCGCTCCCCCCGCCGCTGCGCGGCCCGGAGTTCGGGAGCTACGCCGCCGACGAGGTCGCCTGGCTGCTCACCGACCTCACGCACGTCGCGCTCGAGGCGCCGCTCGAGGAGCGCGAGGAGGCCATCCAGGCCGGTCAGGCGCACTACGCCGAGTCGCTGCCGGTCGAGTTCCAGCCGAGCGCCGAGTACCAGGAGCTGTTCCACGCGTCGCTCGCGGAGTCCGCGGCGAAGCTCGCGCACGCCGTCGGTGTCGTCACCGAGCTCACGCTCGCCGAGCGGGGCCGGGGCGCCGTGCTCGTCTCGCTCGCGCGCGCCGGGACTCCGGTCGGGATCCTCATGCGCCGCTGGGCGCGCGAGGTGCACGGCCTGGACCTGGCGCACTACGCGGTGAGCATCGTGCGGGGCCGCGGCATCGACACCGTCGCGCTCCGCCACCTCGCCGCGCACCACCGCCCCCAGGACGTCATGTTCGTCGACGGGTGGACCGGCAAGGGTGCGATCGTCCGCGAGCTGACCGCCGCGGTCGCGGAGGCGAACGTCGCGCTCGGGCTCGCCCCGGGCGAGGGCTTCCGCCCGGACCTCGCGGTGCTGGCCGACCCCGCGGGCTGCGTCGAGCTCTACGGCACCCGCGAGGACTACCTCATCCCGTCGGCGTGCCTGAACTCGACGGTGTCGGGCCTCGTGTCCCGCACGGTGCTCAACGACCACCTGATCGGCCCCGGGGACTTCCACGGCGCGAGGTTCTACGCCGAGCTCGCCGCCGCGGACGTCTCGAACCGGTTCCTGGACGCGGTCTCGGAGCGCTTCGCCGAGGTCGCCGACGACGTCGCGCGGGACTGGCCGGTCCTCGCCGCGAGCGACCGCACCCCCACGTGGAGCGGCTGGGCGACCGCGGAGCGGCTGAGCGTCGAGCACGGCATCCACAGCGTCAACCTCGTCAAGCCCGGGGTCGGCGAGACCACGCGCGTGCTGCTGCGCCGGGTCCCGTGGAAGGTCCTCGTCCGGCGCCGCGCCGACCCCGAGCTCGCGCACGTCCTGCTGCTCGCCGAGCAGCGCGGCGTCGAGGTCGTCGAGGTGCCCGACCTGTCCTACCGCTGCGTCGGCCTGGTGCACCCCGGCTTCACGCGCGGGGCGCGTGCGGGGGCCGACGACGCGCTGACCATCACCCCGTCCAGCGAGGCCTCGGGCCCCGACGAGGTCGCGGGCGACGACGTCCTCGCGACGGAGGTCCGCGCATGACCGCCCAGGCGCCCACGCTCACCCCGCGCACGGCCCCCGCCCGGCCGGCAGGACCGGCGGCAGGCCCGACCGTCGTCGCGTGCGACCTCGACCGCACGCTCATCTACTCGCGCGCCGCGATGGCGCTGCCGGACGGCCCGGAGCCGGAGCTCGTGTGCGTCGAGCACTACGACGGGGCGCCGCTGTCCTACGTGACCGAGCGCGCCGAGCGGCTGCTCGTCGAGCTCGCGGCGTCCGCCGTCGTCGTGCCCACCACCACGCGCACGCGCGCGCAGCTCGCCCGGATCCGCATCCCGGGCCCGCCGTCGCCCTACGCGATCGCGGCCAACGGCGGCATCCTGCTCGTCGACGGCGAGCCCGACGCCGCCTGGACCGCCGCGGTCCGCGAGCTGCTCGCCGCGACGAGCGTCCCCCTCGCCGACGTCCGCGAGCACATGCGCACCGCGTTCGACGACGCGTGGACCCTCTCGCGCCGCGAGGCGGAGGAGCTGTTCTGCTACGCGGTCGTCGACCGCGCGGCGCTGCCCGAGGGCTTCGTCGCGGACCTGTCCGGGTGGGCCGCCGAGCGTGGCTGGACCGTCTCGCTGCAGGGCCGCAAGCTCTACGTCGTCCCGTCGGCGCTGACCAAGGGCGCCGCGGTCACGGCGCTCGCGGACCGGGTGGGCGCCGCACGCGTGCTCGCCGCGGGCGACTCGCTGCTCGACGCCGACCTGCTCGACGCCGCGCACGCCGGCATCCGGCCGGCGCACGGCGAGCTCGCCGAGAGCCGTTGGACCCGTCCGCACGTGGCCGTGACGGCGCGCGCGGGGATCCTCGCGGGCGAGGACGTGCTGACGTGGCTGCTCGGCGAGGTCACCCGCGGCCCGGTCGGCGCGCACGCCGGGTCCACGACGGCCTGACGGCGCCGCGACCGGTCCACCCGGCCGGGCCCTGCGTCCGCGCGGCGGCTGCTGTCACACTGGGGACGGGACGAGGCCGTCCCCGAGGGCCGAGACGAGGACGCGGGAGGTCGCATGACCCAGCTCTACCCCGCGGCGCTGCTCCCCGGCTCCGTCCTGCTCCCGGCCCGCCGCGACGAGTCGTTCGAGCGGTTCGCGCGCGTCGCGCAGCGCCACCTCGGCGTCCCGCTCGCGCTCGTGTCGCTCGTCTCGCAGGAGGGCCAGGTGTACCCCGGCGCCGCCGGGCTGCCACCGGACATCGACGAGTCCCGGCACACGCCCCTCACGCACTCGTTCTGCAAGTACGTCGTCGCCGACCGGTCCCCGCTGATCGTCGACGACGCCCGCCGCGTCGCCCTGCTCAAGGACAACCCCGCGATCCCCGAGCTCGACGTGATCGCGTACGCGGGCTACCCGCTGCTCGACGACACGAACGCCGTGGTCGGGTCGATGTGCGTGATCGACCACGTGCCGCGCCGCTGGACCGCCGACGAGCTCGCCCTGCTCGAGGACCTCGCGGCGGCGTGCAGCTCCGAGCTGCGGCTCCGCGGCGAGCGTGAGCGGGCCCGCCGCTCGCAGCAGCAGGCGACGCTCGCCTACCGTCAGGCCGGGCTGCTCCTGCTCGTGAGCGACGCCTTCCAGGACGTCCTCACGGTCGACGACGTCGCGGCGACCTCGGCGCGCGTCGCGGACACGGGGCTGGGCGCGACGATGTCCGGCATCGCGCTGCTCGACCCGGACGGCCGGGGCCTGACGTACACGACCGTCGAGCGCTTCACCGAGGACTTCGACCCGCGCTGGCAGCACGCACGCATCGACGAGGACCGGCCCGTCGCGCACGTGGCCCGCACGCACGAGCCGCTGTTCTTCCGGGACAACGCCGAGCTCGTCGCGCAGTTCCCCGCGATGGCGCGCCCTGCGACCCGCGACGCCGGGGCGAGCGCCGTCCTGCCGCTCGTGTCGGGTCAGGAGCTCCTCGGCGTGCTCACGCTCGGCTGGCGGCTGCCGCGGGAGTTCGACGAGGGCAACCGCACGATCAAGAACGCGCTTGCCGCGTACACCGCCCAGGCGCTGCAGCGTGCGCAGCTCCTCCAGCAGCGCCGGGACGTCGCGCGCACGCTCCAGGACGCGATGCTCACCGCCCTGCCGGAGCCGCCGCACCTGCGCCTCGGCGCGCACTACCTGCCGGCCGGGCGCGCGGACCGCGTCGGCGGGGACTGGTACGACGCGATCGAGCTGCCCGACGGCGGCGTCGCGCTCATGGTCGGCGACGTCACCGGCCACGACATGGACGCCGCGGCCCGCATGGGCCAGCTCCGCTCGACGCTGCGCGCGTTCGCGTGGGACCACCCCGACACCCCGTCCTCGTGGCTCACCCGGCTCGACCGGGCGATCGAGGGCCTGGGGCTCGGGACGATCGCGACCGCGCTCGTCGGGCGCATCGACCCCGACCCGGAGACGGGCGCGCACCGGTTCACGTGGTCGAGCGCGGGGCACCCGGCCCCGGTGCTCGTGCGGCCGGGGCAACAGAGCATCGCGCTGCAGGGGCCGCAGAACGACCTGCTGCTGGGCGTCGACCCCCGGACCGCACGGCACGACCACACGCACACCCTCGACCGCGGCGACACGCTGCTGCTGCACACCGACGGGCTCATCGAGCGGCGCGGGGCGTCCCTCCCGGACGAGGCCGCGGCGCTCGTGGACGCCGCCGGGCGGCTCGCGCACCTCGACCCCGCGCAGCTCGTCTCCGCGCTCGCGCACGGACTCGTGCCCGGTCACCCGGCCGACGACGTGGTCCTGCTCGCCGCCCAGGTCGTCGGGGGCTGACGCGAGGACGCCGTCACCCGCCGGCTCGACGCCCACGCCGGGAGGCGACGGTCGCCGGGCGGGGGTGCCCGGCGACCGTCCGCCTCACTCGCCGGGGTAGACGACCCCGACCTGCGCGCGCACGGCGTCGAGCGTGCGCATGACCTCGACGGTGTGGTCCCACGTCATGAGCGGGCTCTGGGTGTCCCCCGCGGCGACCCGGCGCGCGACCTCGGCGGCCTCGTACTGCAAGCCCTTCTTGCCGGGCTGCTCGAACGTCCACACGCGGCCGTCGCGGCGCTGCACGCGGAACGACGACGGGCCGTAGAAGTTGCCGGCCACGTGGATGAAGCCCTCGGTGCCCGAGATCGCGGCGGTCGTCGGGGTCTTGGCCCACAGCGTCGTCGAGAGGGTCGCCTGGGTGCGCTCGCCGTAGCTCAGGACGATCGACGCCTGCCCGTCGACGCCGGTCTCGGTCAGCGTCCCCGTCGCGTGCACCGCGTCCGGGACACCGAGGAAGTCGTGCGCGAACGACACCGGGTACACCCCGAGGTCGAGGAGCGCTCCGCCCGCGAGCTGCGGGTCGAACAGCCGGGAGGCCGGGTTGAACGGGAAGTACTGCCCGTGGTCGGCGGTGAGGTTGATGATCTCGCCGATCTCGCCGGCGTCGATGACCTGGTGCAGCGCGGCCACGTGCGGCAGGAACCGCGTCCACATGGCCTCCATCACGAAGACACCGGCGGCCTTCGCGGCGGCGAACACCTGCTCGGCCTCGGCGGCGTTGCGGGTGAAGGCCTTCTCGACGAGCACGTGCTTGCCGGCGGCGATCGCGAGCAGCGCGTGCTCGAGGTGCTCGGAGTGCGGGGTCGCGACGTACACGGCGTCGACCTGGCGGTCCTCGACGAGGTCGCGGTAGCCGATGTGGGTCGTCGGGACGCCGTGCGCGGTCGCGAAGCGCTCGCAGCGGTCCCGGTTGCGGGAGCCGACGGCGACGAGCTGCGCGCGGGTGTGCGCGTTCACCGCGTCGGCGAAGGCACCGGCGATGTTGCCGGCCCCCAGGATTCCCCAGCGGATGGACGGAGCGGTCGACGGGTCCTCGGTGCGAGCCATGCGGCCAACCTAGTACGGCCGGGCGCGCCGGTCCTGGCGGTCCGGGTGCCGGTCCGGCCGGCGGGTCAGGACTTCGCGGCGGCCTTCTTGCGCGGGGCCGCGGCCTTGCGCGCGGGGGCCTTCTTCTTGACGGGCCCGCGCGCACGCTTCTCCGCGAGGAGCTCCTGCGCGCGCTCGGGCGTGATCGACTCGACCGCGTCCTCCTTGCGGAGCGTCGCGTTCGTCTCGCCGTCGGTCACGTAGGCGCCGAAGCGGCCCTCCTTGACGACGATCGGCTTGTTCGACACCGGGTCCTCGCCGAGCTCGCGCAGCGGAGGCGCCGCGGTCGCGCCCCGGCCCCGCTTGGGCTGGGCGTAGATCGCGAGGGCCTCCTCGAGGGTGACCGTGAACATGGCCTCCTCGGACGGGAGCGTGCGCGAGTCGGTGCCGCGCTTGAGGTACGGGCCGTAGCGGCCGTTCTGCGCGGTGATCTCGGTCCCGGTCTCGGGGTCGACGCCCACGACACGCGGGAGCGAGAGCAGGCGCAGAGCGTCCTCGAGCGTGACGGTCTGCAGGTCCATCGACTTCAGCAGCGACGCGGTGCGCGGCTTGGGCGCGGCCGCCAGGGCCCGCTTCTTCGCGGCGGCGCTGAGGTTCGGGTCGAGCTCGGGCTCGGGCAGCAGCTCGGTCACGTACGGGCCGTAGCGGCCGCTCTTCGCGACGATCGTCGTGCCGGTCACGGGGTCCTCGCCAAGCACGAGGTCACCCTCGGGCTGCGTCTCGAAGAGCTCGCGGGCCTTGGGGACCGTGAGCTCGTCGGGCGCGAGGTCCTCGGGCACGGACGCCCGCCGCGGCGTCCCGTCGGGCCCGCTGAGGTCGCGGGTGTCCTCGAGGTACGGGCCGTAGCGCCCCACGCGCAGGGTGATCCCCTCGCCGATGTCGATCGAGTTGACCTCGCGCGCGTCGATGTCGCCGAGGTTCGCGACGAGGTCGCGCAGTCCCCCGCCGTCGACCGAGCCCGGGCTGTCGCCGAAGTAGAACTGGCTGAGCCACGCGCTGCGCTCGCGGTTGCCGGCCGCGATCTCGTCGAGGTCGGCCTCCATGGAGGCCGTGAAGTCGTAGTCGACGAGCTTGTCGAAGTTCTCCTCGAGCAGCCGCGTGACGGCGAACGCGAGCCAGCTCGGCACGAGCGCCTGCCCGCGGCCGGTCACGTAGCCGCGGTCCTGGATGACGGAGATCGTGGCCGCGTAGGTCGACGGGCGGCCGATCCCGCGCTCCTCGAGCGCCTTGACCAGGCTCGCCTCGGTGTAGCGCGGCGGCGGGGAGGTGCGGTGCCCGTCGGCCGTGAGGTCGGTGCCCGTGAGCGCGTCGCCCTCGACCATGTTCGGCAGGCGGGCCTCGCGCTCCTCGGCGGCCTTGCCGGCCTTGCCCGTGGCCTTCGCGGCGCCGGCCCCGTCCGCGTCCTCGGTCGCGCCGTCGACCCCGGCGACCGCAGTGGGCGCGTCGTCCTCGTACCGGTCGGCGTCGCGGCCCTCCTCGTACGCGGCCAGGAAGCCGCGGAACGTGATGACCGTGCCGGACGCGGCGAACACTGCGTCGACGTCCCCGTCGCCGAGCGGCGAGCCCGACGCGCCGGGGGCGCCCAGCCGGGCCGTCGCGCCGATCCGCACCGAGGCTGTCGAGCCCCGCGCGTCCGCCATCTGCGAGGCGACCGTGCGCTTCCAGATGAGCTCGTAGAGCCGGAACTGGTCGCCCGAGAGCTCGCGCGCGACCTGCGCCGGCGTGCGGAACTGGTCCCCGGCGGGCCGGATGGCCTCGTGCGCCTCCTGGGCGCCCTTGGCCTTGCTCGTGTAGACGCGCGCCTTGTCGGGCACGTACTCCGCGCCGTACAGCTCGCCGGCCTGGCGGCGCGCGGCGTCGATCGCCTGCGACGACAGCGCCGGGGAGTCCGTACGCATGTAGGTGATGTAGCCGTTCTCGTACAGGCCCTGCGCGGTGCGCATCGTCTGGCGCGAGCCCATGCGCAGCTTGCGGCTCGCCTCCTGCTGCAGCGTCGACGTCGTGAACGGCGCGGCCGGCTTGCGCGTGTACGGCTTCGTCTCGAGGCTGCGGACCTCGAACGACGACTCCGCGAGCCCGGCGACGAGGGCGCGCGCGGCCGGCTCGTCGAGGTGGCGCACGTCCTGCTGGCGGAGCGTGCCGCGGTCGTCGAAGTCGCGCCCGGACGCGACGCGCTGCCCGTCGACCTGCACGAGCCGTGCGCCGAACGACCCCGCGCGGGTCTCGTCGCCGCGCGTGTCGACCTGGCCGAACGTGCCCGTGACGTCCCAGTACTCGGCGGTGCGGAACGCCATGCGCTCGCGCTCGCGCTCGACGACGAGGCGCGTCGCGACGGACTGCACGCGCCCGGCGGACAGGCCCTGGCGGACCTTGCGCCACAGCACGGGCGAGACCTCGTAGCCGTAGAGCCGGTCGAGGATGCGGCGGGTCTCCTGCGCGTCGACCAGGCGGTCGTCGAGCTCGCGGGTGTTCGCGAGCGCACGCTGGATCGCCTCGCGGGTGATCTCGTGGAACACCATGCGCTTGACGGGGACCTTGGGCTTGAGCTCCTGGAGCAGGTGCCACGCGATGGCCTCGCCCTCGCGGTCCTCGTCGGTCGCGAGGAAGAGCTCGTCGGACTCCTTGAGGAGCCGCTTGAGCTCCGAGACCTTCTTCTTCTTGTCGGCGTCGACCACGTAGTACGGGTCGAACCCGTTGTCCACGTCGACCGCGAACTTCCCGTATGGGCCCTTCTTCATGTCCGCGGGCAGCTCGCTCGGCTGCGGCAGGTCGCGGATGTGGCCGACGCTCGCCTCGACGTCGTACCCCTCGCCGAGGTACCCCGCGATCGTGCGCGCCTTGGCGGGCGACTCCACGATGACGAGCTTGCGACCTGCGGACATGCGTTCCTGCTTCCTCGTGGGGTGGGGGACGGTTCGCAGGCCGTGCCCCCGGTGGCGGACGGTCGCCGCCCCGCGCCGGGCCGGCTGGTGCGTCGACACCGTCGCCCCGGCACTCTACGACCTTGCGTCAAGGAGCCTCGACGCGCGCGGTGGCGGCGTGCCGCACGAGGAGGATCACGGCGAACGCGAGCGCGCTCACCGCGACGACGGCGAGCACGGCCCCCGCGTACGCGGTGAGCAGGTCGGCGCGCGCCTCGAGCTCACCGGCCCGGTCCCACGTGCGGCGCAGGGACAGCGCGGACGGGACGACGGCCGCGACCCCGACGAGCCCGAGCAGCAGCGCCCCGGTGCGCGAGCCGGCGACGGACGACCCCGAGCTGCGCGCGAGCGCGATCTCGCCGGTCGCGGTCCGCGGCGCGTCGCCGGGGACGCCGGGGTGGCGCGCGACGAGCACGCACGTGACGCACGTCCAGAACAGCACGACGAGCACCGCCGCGATGACGTCGCTCGGCCGGTGCCACTGCCCGACGAGCGTCGAGACGCCCGTCGCCGCGGTGTACCCGGCACCGAGCGCCGCGGCCCACGGCCGGACCCGCGGCGGGACGACGAGCACGAGCACCGCCGAGACCGACGCGGCCGCGGTCGTGTGCCCGCTCGGCAGCGCGTTCATCCCCGGCCCGGGGACCCCGAGGTCGGGGCGGTCGGTGACGACCTTCTTGATCAGCTGGGTCGTGATGTTGGAGCCGGCGACGAGCACGACGACCTGGATCGCGAGCGCCCACCGCCGCCGGAGCACCGCGATGAGCATGGCCGCGACGAGCACGACCGCGATGTAGCTGACCGACACGACGTCGAGCACCGGCTCGGCCACCGTCCACAGCGCGCCCTGGCCGTACTCGGCGCCGCGCAGCACGGCCTCCTCGGTCCACTGGCCCGCCCACGTGTCGACGAAGACGCGCCACGTCGCGACGACCCCGAGCACCGCGACGACCGCGACGAGGACCCCGGGCAGGCTGCTGGCGCGTCGGGGGCCGCCGGGCACGTCGCTCGGGACGCGTCCGACGGGCCGCTCTCGGGGTGGGCTCGCACTGGGCACGGGCCCACGGTAGGCGACGCCCGGCGTCCCGTGCGCCGAGGAGCGGCCCGAGCGGCGGGAGGCCACAGAGAGTTCACAGGGTTCCGTCAGACCCACCACAGGCAGCCCGCGCACGCTGGCGACCATGACGCTCACGACGCCCCGCCGCGACCACCTGACCCGTGCCGACGGGACCGCGGTGCGGGCCCTCGTCGTCGACGACGAGCCGATGCTCGCCGAGCTCCTCTCGACCGCGCTGCGCTACGAGGGCTGGCAGGTCGGGTCCGCGCTGACCGGGCAGGCAGCGATCGCCGACGCGCGGCGCCTGGAGCCCGACGTGATCGTGCTCGACATGATGCTCCCCGACCTCTCGGGCCTCGAGGTGCTGCGCCGCATCCGCGCGTCCCACCCCTCCGTCCCGGTGCTGTTCCTCACCGCGAAGGACGCCGTCGAGGACCGGGTCGCGGGGCTCACCGCCGGTGGCGACGACTACGTGACCAAGCCGTTCGGTCTCGAGGAGGTCGTGGCGCGGCTGCGCGCGCTGCTGCGCCGGACGGGCGCGGTCGCCCAGCGCGAGGAGGCTGTGCTCGTCGTCGGGGACCTGCGCCTCGACGAGGACAGCCACGAGGTCTCCCGCGCCGGCCGTGACGTCCGGCTGACCGCGACCGAGTTCGAGCTGCTCCGCTACTTCATGCGCAACCCGCGCCGGGTGCTGTCCAAGGCGCAGATCCTGGACCGCGTGTGGCAGTACGACTTCGGCGGCCAGGCCAACATCGTCGAGCTGTACGTCTCCTACCTGCGGCGCAAGATCGACGCGGGGCACGAGCCGATGATCCACACGCTGCGGGGCGCCGGGTACGTGCTCAAGCCGGCCGTGTGAACCGATTCGCGCAGCGCCGACCCTCGCCAACCCGGACTTTCTTCGGTAACTTCACAAAGCCTCGTCCGCGAGGCCGCACCGAGCGTGCGCCCGGTGCGGTGACCACCTGGAGGTTCAATGAGGAACCCGACCCTGGCGCGCCGCGCGCGCGCCCTGACGGCAGCGGTCGCCGCCGCGGCCGTCGGAGGTCTGACGGCGACGCTCCCGGCCCAGACCGCACCCGTCGCCCCGGCCGCACCCGTCGCGGAGACCGCGACCATCGTCGACCCCGGGGCCACCCCCGAGACCCGGTCGCTCTTCTCGTTCCTGCGCGACGTGCGCGGCGAGGGCATCCTGTTCGGTCACCAGCACACGACGTCGTTCGGCGTCACGGTCGGCGACCCGCCCGACGGCACGCGCTCCGACGTCGAGGCGGCGGTCGGCGACTTCCCGGCCGTGTTCGGGTGGGACACGCTGATCCTCGAGGGCCGCGAGAAGCCCGGCGTCCTGGGCGCACCCGTCGAGCAGAACATCGCGGTGTTCGCCGACTACATGGAGAAGGCGCACGCGTTCGGCGGCATCAACACGATCAGCGCGCACATGAACAACTTCGTCACGGGCGGTGACTTCTACGACACCGAGGGGAGCACCGTCACGGCGATCCTGCCGGGCGGCCCGAAGCACGCCGAGCTCAACGCGTACCTCGACGACATCGCCGCGGTCGCGGACCAGACCCGCGACGCCGACGGCGACCTCATCCCGATCATCTTCCGGCCGTGGCACGAGAACGCGGGCTCGTGGTTCTGGTGGGGCGCGGCGCACGCGACGCCGGGCGAGTTCGTCGAGCTGTGGCGGTACACCGTCGAGTACCTGCGCGACACCAAGGGCGTCAGCAACTTCCTCTACGCCTACTCCCCCGGCGGCAGCTTCGGCGGGGTCGACGGCGTGTACATGCGCACGTACCCCGGCGACGCGTACGTCGACATCCTCGGCTACGACAACTACGACGGCAGCACCACGGCCGACAGCAGCGCGTGGCTGAACGGCGTCGTCCAGGACCTCGCGATGATCGCCGACCTCGCCGACGCGAGGGGCAAGATCTCGGCGTTCACCGAGTTCGGGCCCACGGGCGGCAAGCTCCGCGCGAACGGCGAGGGCGTCAACCTCGACTGGTTCACGGACCTGCTCGACGCGATCGAGGCCGACCCGAAGGCGTCGCGCAGCGCGTACATGCCGACGTGGGCGAACTTCGACCCGCTGCGCCCGGCGATCCCCTACCCCGCGACGGGCGACCTGCCCGCGCACGAGATGCTGCCGGACTTCCAGGCGTTCGAGGCCGACCCGTTCAGCTTCTTCGCGGACGACCTCGACCTCGCGGACGTCTACGGGCGGACGGTCGAGACCACCGAGCACGCGCCGTTCGCGCACGTCGTGACCCCGGCGGCCGGCCAGCGGATCACCGCCTCCCCCGCCGTGGTCCGCGCCAAGCTCGTGGGCGGCGAGGCGACCGGCGCGTGGTTCACGGTCGACGACGACGACACGCGCCACCCGCTCGCGCTCGACAGCGACGGCTACCTCTCGGCCACCTGGACGCTCACGCCCGAACAGCTCGACAACAGCACGCACACCGTGCACGTGACGGTCGAGGTCGCCGGCTCCGAGCCGCTCACCGCGAGCTCGAAGGTCATCCTCGGCGCCCGCCCGGTGCTCGCGCCCGGGGTGGTCGACGACTTCGAGGGCTACGGCGACGACGAGGCCCTGCGCGCCGAGTTCTCGACCGCGGGCGTCAACACGATCTCGCTCGAGACCGGGACCGTCGGCGGTGGCGACCAGGCGCTCCGGCTCGACTACGACTTCACGTCGCAGACCTACACCGGGATCATCAAGAAGTTCTCGGGCGACTGGACGCGGTTCTC
The Cellulomonas sp. NS3 DNA segment above includes these coding regions:
- a CDS encoding GAF domain-containing SpoIIE family protein phosphatase, whose protein sequence is MTQLYPAALLPGSVLLPARRDESFERFARVAQRHLGVPLALVSLVSQEGQVYPGAAGLPPDIDESRHTPLTHSFCKYVVADRSPLIVDDARRVALLKDNPAIPELDVIAYAGYPLLDDTNAVVGSMCVIDHVPRRWTADELALLEDLAAACSSELRLRGERERARRSQQQATLAYRQAGLLLLVSDAFQDVLTVDDVAATSARVADTGLGATMSGIALLDPDGRGLTYTTVERFTEDFDPRWQHARIDEDRPVAHVARTHEPLFFRDNAELVAQFPAMARPATRDAGASAVLPLVSGQELLGVLTLGWRLPREFDEGNRTIKNALAAYTAQALQRAQLLQQRRDVARTLQDAMLTALPEPPHLRLGAHYLPAGRADRVGGDWYDAIELPDGGVALMVGDVTGHDMDAAARMGQLRSTLRAFAWDHPDTPSSWLTRLDRAIEGLGLGTIATALVGRIDPDPETGAHRFTWSSAGHPAPVLVRPGQQSIALQGPQNDLLLGVDPRTARHDHTHTLDRGDTLLLHTDGLIERRGASLPDEAAALVDAAGRLAHLDPAQLVSALAHGLVPGHPADDVVLLAAQVVGG
- the topA gene encoding type I DNA topoisomerase, with translation MSAGRKLVIVESPAKARTIAGYLGEGYDVEASVGHIRDLPQPSELPADMKKGPYGKFAVDVDNGFDPYYVVDADKKKKVSELKRLLKESDELFLATDEDREGEAIAWHLLQELKPKVPVKRMVFHEITREAIQRALANTRELDDRLVDAQETRRILDRLYGYEVSPVLWRKVRQGLSAGRVQSVATRLVVERERERMAFRTAEYWDVTGTFGQVDTRGDETRAGSFGARLVQVDGQRVASGRDFDDRGTLRQQDVRHLDEPAARALVAGLAESSFEVRSLETKPYTRKPAAPFTTSTLQQEASRKLRMGSRQTMRTAQGLYENGYITYMRTDSPALSSQAIDAARRQAGELYGAEYVPDKARVYTSKAKGAQEAHEAIRPAGDQFRTPAQVARELSGDQFRLYELIWKRTVASQMADARGSTASVRIGATARLGAPGASGSPLGDGDVDAVFAASGTVITFRGFLAAYEEGRDADRYEDDAPTAVAGVDGATEDADGAGAAKATGKAGKAAEEREARLPNMVEGDALTGTDLTADGHRTSPPPRYTEASLVKALEERGIGRPSTYAATISVIQDRGYVTGRGQALVPSWLAFAVTRLLEENFDKLVDYDFTASMEADLDEIAAGNRERSAWLSQFYFGDSPGSVDGGGLRDLVANLGDIDAREVNSIDIGEGITLRVGRYGPYLEDTRDLSGPDGTPRRASVPEDLAPDELTVPKARELFETQPEGDLVLGEDPVTGTTIVAKSGRYGPYVTELLPEPELDPNLSAAAKKRALAAAPKPRTASLLKSMDLQTVTLEDALRLLSLPRVVGVDPETGTEITAQNGRYGPYLKRGTDSRTLPSEEAMFTVTLEEALAIYAQPKRGRGATAAPPLRELGEDPVSNKPIVVKEGRFGAYVTDGETNATLRKEDAVESITPERAQELLAEKRARGPVKKKAPARKAAAPRKKAAAKS
- a CDS encoding HAD family hydrolase; the protein is MTAQAPTLTPRTAPARPAGPAAGPTVVACDLDRTLIYSRAAMALPDGPEPELVCVEHYDGAPLSYVTERAERLLVELAASAVVVPTTTRTRAQLARIRIPGPPSPYAIAANGGILLVDGEPDAAWTAAVRELLAATSVPLADVREHMRTAFDDAWTLSRREAEELFCYAVVDRAALPEGFVADLSGWAAERGWTVSLQGRKLYVVPSALTKGAAVTALADRVGAARVLAAGDSLLDADLLDAAHAGIRPAHGELAESRWTRPHVAVTARAGILAGEDVLTWLLGEVTRGPVGAHAGSTTA
- a CDS encoding phosphatase PAP2 family protein, whose translation is MPSASPPRERPVGRVPSDVPGGPRRASSLPGVLVAVVAVLGVVATWRVFVDTWAGQWTEEAVLRGAEYGQGALWTVAEPVLDVVSVSYIAVVLVAAMLIAVLRRRWALAIQVVVLVAGSNITTQLIKKVVTDRPDLGVPGPGMNALPSGHTTAAASVSAVLVLVVPPRVRPWAAALGAGYTAATGVSTLVGQWHRPSDVIAAVLVVLFWTCVTCVLVARHPGVPGDAPRTATGEIALARSSGSSVAGSRTGALLLGLVGVAAVVPSALSLRRTWDRAGELEARADLLTAYAGAVLAVVAVSALAFAVILLVRHAATARVEAP
- a CDS encoding cysteine protease StiP family protein; this encodes MTATTPAPLPPPLRGPEFGSYAADEVAWLLTDLTHVALEAPLEEREEAIQAGQAHYAESLPVEFQPSAEYQELFHASLAESAAKLAHAVGVVTELTLAERGRGAVLVSLARAGTPVGILMRRWAREVHGLDLAHYAVSIVRGRGIDTVALRHLAAHHRPQDVMFVDGWTGKGAIVRELTAAVAEANVALGLAPGEGFRPDLAVLADPAGCVELYGTREDYLIPSACLNSTVSGLVSRTVLNDHLIGPGDFHGARFYAELAAADVSNRFLDAVSERFAEVADDVARDWPVLAASDRTPTWSGWATAERLSVEHGIHSVNLVKPGVGETTRVLLRRVPWKVLVRRRADPELAHVLLLAEQRGVEVVEVPDLSYRCVGLVHPGFTRGARAGADDALTITPSSEASGPDEVAGDDVLATEVRA
- a CDS encoding Gfo/Idh/MocA family protein, with the protein product MARTEDPSTAPSIRWGILGAGNIAGAFADAVNAHTRAQLVAVGSRNRDRCERFATAHGVPTTHIGYRDLVEDRQVDAVYVATPHSEHLEHALLAIAAGKHVLVEKAFTRNAAEAEQVFAAAKAAGVFVMEAMWTRFLPHVAALHQVIDAGEIGEIINLTADHGQYFPFNPASRLFDPQLAGGALLDLGVYPVSFAHDFLGVPDAVHATGTLTETGVDGQASIVLSYGERTQATLSTTLWAKTPTTAAISGTEGFIHVAGNFYGPSSFRVQRRDGRVWTFEQPGKKGLQYEAAEVARRVAAGDTQSPLMTWDHTVEVMRTLDAVRAQVGVVYPGE